The Lolium rigidum isolate FL_2022 unplaced genomic scaffold, APGP_CSIRO_Lrig_0.1 contig_70305_1, whole genome shotgun sequence genome has a window encoding:
- the LOC124682202 gene encoding F-box protein At5g50450-like translates to MDRNVDPYLGSSSPSAEEKIEQPPTNTKVQNVAEVSIDDLPDGVIASILESVAASARVPADFLAATMTSKRFTETGRSRSVLKKVSACCFDVSAKKWSDGPKTFLQTCAEAGNLDAAYILGMITFYCVKLRADGVAQISLAATGGHKDAIYAMAVIMFNGSGAGEESRDIHGATHLCAHAASLGHVIALRELGFCIHDGYGVERDTQEGRRLVALARAREMAEALDHNGSLLGPTEPGKGGQPTIANKFMVEWFSAGDETQIESGNGADVLHMCSNSLCGRQETRIREFRQCSSCAMVQYCSRACQARHWSQHAAS, encoded by the exons ATGGACCGCAACGTAGATCCATACCTTGGCTCATCGTCGCCGTCTGCCGAAGAGAAGATTGAGCAACCGCCTACCAATACCAAGGTCCAAAATGTCGCAGAAGTGAGCATCGACGACCTCCCAGATGGAGTGATTGCATCTATACTTGAATCAGTTGCAGCTTCAGCTCGTGTGCCCGCCGACTTCCTAGCCGCAACCATGAC GTCCAAGAGGTTCACAGAGACGGGAAGGAGCCGTTCTGTCCTCAAAAAAGTCAGTGCGTGCTGCTTCGACGTCAGCGCGAAAAAATGGTCGGATGGGCCAAAAACATTCTTGCAAACATGCGCTGAAGCAGGCAACCTTGATGCAGCATATATCCTAGGGATG ATCACGTTCTACTGTGTCAAGTTACGTGCGGATGGCGTTGCACAGATATCATTAGCCGCAACCGGAGGGCACAAAGATGCGATCTACGCTATGGCAGTCATCATGTTCAACGGAAGCGGTGCAGGCGAGGAAAGCAGAGACATACATGGGGCCACCCATCTGTGCGCACATGCGGCATCCCTAGGACATGTCATCGCCCTAAGAGAGCTGGGGTTCTGCATACATGATGGATACGGTGTCGAACGAGACACACAAGAGGGCCGCAGACTCGTAGCCCTTGCTAGGGCCCGTGAGATGGCCGAAGCCCTCGACCATAATGGTTCTCTCTTGGGCCCAACAGAACCAGGTAAGGGGGGCCAACCTACCATAGCAAACAAGTTTATGGTAGAGTGGTTCAGTGCTGGAGATGAAACACAGATCGAGTCGGGCAACGGGGCCGACGTGTTACACATGTGCTCGAACAGCCTTTGCGGCCGGCAAGAGACCAGAATCAGAGAGTTCCGACAGTGCTCCTCGTGCGCCATGGTTCAATATTGCTCTCGAGCATGTCAGGCGCGGCACTGGAGTCAACACGCAGCGTCCTAA
- the LOC124682200 gene encoding UDP-galactose transporter 1-like gives MEAAGGGGGLGTMRAVLAILQWWGFNVTVIIINKWIFQKLDFKFPLTVSCIHFICSSIGAYIAIHVLRAKPLIQVEPEDRWRRIFPMSFVFCMNIVLGNVSLRYIPVSFMQTIKSFTPATTVILQWLVWSKHFEWRIWASLVPIVGGILLTSMTELSFNMFGFCAAMVGCLATSTKTILAESLLHGYKFDSINTVYYMAPFATMILALPAMLLEGGGVIDWFYTHNSIVSSLVIILGSGVLAFCLNFSIFYVIHSTTAVTFNVAGNLKVAVAVLVSWLIFRNPISSMNAIGCAITLVGCTFYGYVRHLISQQQAAAPGSPRTNSPGSRVEMLPLVGDMQDKV, from the exons ATGGAGGCggcggggggcggcggcgggctggGCACGATGCGGGCGGTGTTGGCCATCCTACAGTGGTGGGGATTCAACGTCaccgtcatcatcatcaacaagTGGATCTTCCAG AAACTGGACTTCAAGTTCCCTCTGACCGTCTCCTGCATTCACTTCATATGTTCCTCGATTGGGGCCTATATCGCGATACACGTGCTCAGGGCGAAGCCCCTCATCCAGGTCGAGCCGGAGGACCGCTGGAGGAGGATCTTCCCCATGTCGTTCGTCTTCTGCATGAACATCGTGCTGGGGAACGTCAGCCTACGATACATCCCTGTCTCCTTCATGCAGACCATCAAGTCGTTCACTCCCGCCACCACAG TTATTCTGCAGTGGTTGGTGTGGAGCAAGCACTTTGAGTGGCGCATATGGGCTTCGCTGGTCCCGATAGTTGGGGGGATACTCTTAACTTCAATGACAGAGCTTAGTTTCAATATGTTTGGTTTCTGTGCTGCCATGGTTGGCTGCCTTGCCACGTCTACAAAGACCATCCTGGCAGAGTCCCTGCTCCATGGGTACAAGTTTGACAG TATTAACACAGTGTACTACATGGCACCCTTTGCCACCATGATACTGGCTCTACCAGCAATGTTGCTTGAAGGAGGCGGCGTAATTGACTGGTTCTACACACACAACTCGATCGTTTCTTCACTGGTTATCATCCTGGGCTCAGGGGTGCTTGCGTTTTGCCTTAATTTCTCCATCTTCTACGTTATCCATTCAACCACTGCAGTGACCTTCAACGTTGCTGGCAACCTTAAA GTTGCTGTTGCGGTACTGGTCTCATGGTTGATCTTCCGGAACCCTATCTCCTCTATGAATGCGATTGGATGCGCAATCACGCTTGTCGGCTGTACTTTCTATGGGTATGTGAGGCATCTCATCTCCCAACAACAGGCTGCTGCCCCTGGGAGCCCAAGAACGAATTCACCGGGGAGTCGGGTGGAGATGCTCCCCCTCGTAGGAGACATGCAAGACAAGGTTTAG
- the LOC124682203 gene encoding 26.2 kDa heat shock protein, mitochondrial-like, whose amino-acid sequence MASAVACTDSALASLKKLFAEPSATGSPPAYCALSPAAVRRLCSTQGKEARRSDDDDDDTNGEYKDADAVGRRRARDSDLASFFSHDVFDRFGAPTSLGHLLGLKEDAVSAPGLGGLSSTAWRGWPVAKQDDDAVYLKVPMPGFGKEHVKVSAEQNSLVIKGEGDKDAWDADKDDAAVPKYSGRIEMLANAFKMDKIKAEMKNGVLMVTVPKLKKEERKDVFQITVE is encoded by the exons ATGGCTTCCGCCGTCGCTTGCACTGATTCCGCGCTGGCCAGCCTCAAGAAGCTGTTCGCCGAGCCGTCGGCCACCGGGTCGCCCCCGGCCTACTGCGCGCTCAGCCCGGCCGCCGTCCGTCGCCTCTGCAGCACCCAGGGCAAGGAGGCCCGCCGctctgacgacgacgacgacgacaccaACGGCGAGTACAAGGATGCCGACGCCgtgggccgccgccgtgctcgcgACTCCGACCTGGCCAGCTTCTTCTCCCACG ATGTGTTCGACCGGTTCGGCGCGCCGACGAGCCTGGGCCATCTGCTGGGTCTGAAGGAGGACGCGGTCTCTGCTCCTGGTCTGGGCGGCCTCTCCTCCACGGCGTGGCGCGGGTGGCCGGTGGCGAAGCAGGACGACGACGCGGTGTACCTGAAGGTGCCGATGCCGGGGTTCgggaaggagcacgtgaaggtgtcGGCGGAGCAGAACAGCCTGGTGATCAAGGGGGAGGGCGACAAGGATGCCTGGGACGCCGACAAGGACGACGCCGCGGTGCCGAAGTACAGCGGCCGCATCGAGATGCTCGCCAACGCGTTCAAGATGGACAAGATCAAGGCCGAGATGAAGAACGGCGTGCTCATGGTGACCGTGCCCAAGCTCAAGAAGGAGGAGCGCAAGGACGTGTTCCAGATCACCGTCGAGTAG